The DNA segment aaattaataaaacttaaattacataaaacatttttctctAACTAACTTTGGTAGTAAAAGCGCATTAAtcataactattttataaaattttcccaAAGTCACTAATAAGTTGGTTCCCAGTAGACGCTTGGCTTCACCTTGGTCAATGTGCCTTGGTTACTAATGTAGATGGCACCATTGTCCATCAACTCGACGGCTTGGGCCAAATGTTGGCCACAAATTTCGGGTTTCTGTGTTTTGGAGTTGTTCAGTTTCTCGCCAATCTCCTTGGAATAGTCGAAGGTATATTTGGTGGCAATGTTGTTCTTCAATGGCGTATCAGTCAAACCGGGACAGAAAGTGACCACCGCAATGCCGGTGTGCTCATAATAGTGGGGatcctgaaaaataattttaaagaatttattttagttaaaaacaatattagtaatataaataaaatatttatatgtaaataataaaatattgtcaaaGATCTATTAGTAAGTGCACTTACGCCAAGTGAACGCGAGAAGCCCACAACACCGAATTTCGATGCGCAGTAGACGGCGGTGGGTGGTGCGGGCTCCAAGCCCAGCACGGAAGCAATGTTGACTATCACGCCACCGCGTCCCTTCTTGTTCTTGTCCATAAGTGGTATGGCCTCGAGTGTGGTATTGATGAGACCAATCAAGTTGATGTTCATGGTCAGCTCAACATTGGGATCGGTGAGTATGCCGGCGCCATTGACGAGTACATCAATGTATTGAACTTTAGCGATAACATCTGCCAGCGATTGCTTAATGCTATCCTTGCTGGTAATGTCGAACTTGGTGTAGTAGACTTTGGTCTTGGGATTGATCTCCTCCAAGGCCTTCACAGCTTCGGGTTTGTCCAGAACATCGAAAATGAAGAAGGACTATAGGAGAAAAAGGGGAGAtcgtattaaatttattttcgatttatttaatttaaaaatattttttattaaaaatcaataataataatttgatttcAGATTTCTGTGTTAATATTTTCTGAgtttccaaataaatttataataataacttaaaggtatgaatataatataaaaaaataaattaactaattatttatatttatttcgattaATCAACCttgcatttttgtatatatatttgtacgatattttttctttttaattttaatttttttttgcatttttttgcagttttcagTATTATaagtttctaaaattttcaaaggattttttttttatttttttattttgctttattatttctttcttaaattctctaataattattctttatttttttgtacatatttgtttttttttcttgaattttgtaatgaaaatttattatatttttttaaactatatctCTCTTAAATTttctaagtaatttttttttacttttttagatgtgggtattatttttttctttgattttttaagGAAAGTTTTTATCTATTGGAACcgtaaaatatttagttttaagaattcgaaattgtttatttatttttaatatctaatGATGAATAAAATTGGTAagatttgtaatatttttttttgtaaataatgttTATGTAATACACTTTAAATACGAAAATTTCTGACttccaaaattatattattttttattgttttttattgaccactatttgtaaaacatatttaaaaaaaattaaattcgtttCTATCAGTACGTAAGTAGTTAAACACTCGTATATCGTTATTTTAAACTTCTGAGTTACTTGCTACTACTTTTGAACTTtacttttcgaaaaatatgtttaaattttttttgttttattttactttattttattttattttactttattttattttattttattttattttattttattttattttattttattttattttattttattttattttattttattttattttattttattttattttagtttattttatttttttttattttattttatttttttttttattttattttattttactttattttattttattttattttattttattttattttattttactttattttattttattttattttattttattttattttattttattttattttattttattttattttattttattttattttattttattttattttattttattttattttattttattttattttattttattttattttattttattttattttattttattttattttattttattttactttattttatttttctttattttatttcattttatgtcTGAttgtattaaatgtttttatttcaaacatatcGCGTATTattaatttggaatttttatattttcttcattacttttttcttttacaacTTTTGGTAATTTAGCAccttttgttattaattttttttttttaattttttaaatcctcTATTTATGATATTTCTGTACCTTTctcaacttttaaatttattctttatttttcacaatttattttttaatatctctTCCGTCTTACCGCCAAATCTCTGGTCATCAACGCTTTGCAAGCTTCATAACCAATGAAGCCCAAGCCACCAACGAACACAACATTTTTACCCGCCAAActcatatttaatgaaaatttagttcAAAATCCAGAAACACcgtaatttgtataaaaactcTTCTCTGCAACTATTTGCCCAGCGACTGTGATGCGACTGATCGCTTTGCCGGCTTTTTATATCCAAATCCTCCCGGCGCGTGTAGGGCTCGCTCGCGCATGTCACGGAGCTTTCGATACGAAAATGGGGCGGACGCCAATTAAATGACACATTAACATAGCTTTCGTTGCGTCAAAATACCCCACCGCTGCAGAAAGTGTTTGCCTGAAAATAAGTTCTGCATACTTTCCTGCAACACAGCAgtgaatgtaaataaataaatgtttgtaagTGTCTATATGCAAACGCGctgaaataagtatatatatatatacacatatatatatatatatatataaattctaatatacatatatacatttaagtgCACAAGTCAAGAAGTTGTCGAGTCAATCTAAAAGTTGGCACGAGAGACCATTGTTGCTTCTGATGTTTGTTGTACTgagattttttctaaatttccattgaacacaatttttaatacaGATCATTTGTTAATCACTTTCGGATTTGCCTTATTTCAGTCGCCGGCGTTTTGCTGCTTTTTAGCATGTCATTACTAATCACTTTCGATATTTACTAATCACAATTTCTCAGCGAACTTATGTCAACAAACGCAacaaagttgtttttgtttctctttGCCTTAATAATTAAGAAGAATTAGATAGATGCACACGGAATTATTTGTAAACTTCGCCTTTTGCTTTAGAAGTCGCTATATTGTGTTATCGTAACGGTTCTGGTGGCACTAACCTTCAAAACTGCGGTGCCTtgagatttttacaatggataaaagtaccgaacaaaaaatgtatctaaaattttgaatttctaacgaaattttgtatgcggATTCGTTGTGAATGTTGAAAGAGTTTACAGTGACTCAATTTTACCAAAACAAGCCTACAAGTGATACAAAGTCTTCAAATACGgtcaagagatcgttgaagacatgcctcgttctggaggACCTTTTACGtcttcaatgaaaatatttaaaaagtgaagaatatggaatatgcttgaaaatcgtcaggcaagtattagagagatcgcaagagagctcgacatctctcccgagtccgttcgaatgattttggtggatactTTGGATATGATACGTTCtggctcgactcgtcccgatgaAGTTGAATTTTCtacaaacaaatttcgaaaataagtcTCTTTAGGCATGCTTCATtatgcgaattccgatcccacattgaTGGAGAGCATTACATCGAAATGAAGGAAAAacaacgagccgaaaccaaaaaagccACGCAAAAACCACtcaaaatcaaggtgatgctcattaattttattcaatattcgTAGTTAGCGTATTATGACTTTGTTTCGGAGGGATAGTCGATCAAAAAAGAGGTTTATTTGGCTGTATTGAGACGTTTTCTTGAGAtaatccgtcgaaaacggccagaATGTTGGAAGAGAAATTTACGAATTTTACACTATGATAATGCACTATCGCattgagccacgattgtgaccgaatatAAAGCCAAAAACGAAGTGAATACCaccgatcaaccaccgtattcaccagatttggctccgtgtaattttttcttgttcaccaaactgaaattgctgctccgtggaacccgATTCCactcgatcgaagagataaaagaaATTTCTCTGAAAGCCGTCt comes from the Bactrocera neohumeralis isolate Rockhampton chromosome 2, APGP_CSIRO_Bneo_wtdbg2-racon-allhic-juicebox.fasta_v2, whole genome shotgun sequence genome and includes:
- the LOC126762683 gene encoding alcohol dehydrogenase 1 is translated as MSLAGKNVVFVGGLGFIGYEACKALMTRDLASFFIFDVLDKPEAVKALEEINPKTKVYYTKFDITSKDSIKQSLADVIAKVQYIDVLVNGAGILTDPNVELTMNINLIGLINTTLEAIPLMDKNKKGRGGVIVNIASVLGLEPAPPTAVYCASKFGVVGFSRSLGDPHYYEHTGIAVVTFCPGLTDTPLKNNIATKYTFDYSKEIGEKLNNSKTQKPEICGQHLAQAVELMDNGAIYISNQGTLTKVKPSVYWEPTY